AAGAATAAATGAATGAGGTGAGAGACCTGATACTGTCAAACACAAACTTGTTAAACCtaacttttgaaaaatcaacCCTTCGATCATCCTCTACTTCACTAAAATATTTCCTGCCTGCCAAACATGTCAATCATCTAACATCCTACTTATTCCATCAATGTACACACTGAGAAACAAGGAACGACacaaaaagaacatatatgtatataaaaaagaCACAACAATGGAGAAGCTCACTCTACTAAGCTTTTTCTGAACTAATAGTGACCAATGCATCTGCAGCTGTTACCGGAATGACATTTTGGGTGGGATCGACGACAACGACAACGGCAACTTGGCTTTTTTCCTCATCTCTACCACCTTCTTATGAGAGTTGGAATGCATCGATGCAACAAACGTCGGACTAGCCGCAGGACGATACTCTGGAAAAAGGCGGCCAGACCGGTACCGAACACCACATGCATTACAAAGGGTCTTGGGTCCCATTGGCCCTTCTCTCCATTGTGGTGTTTCTGTAACTTCGCAGTGCGTACATTTCATAATAACAATAGGCTGTAGAGAAGGGGGTTTCTTGGTCTCATTGCAACCCGAAAGCAATGTCaggttctttttcttcttctgtcTCTTTTTGGCAGGTTTCTCAGTAGGATTGTTTTCTGATTCTGACTCAGAACCAACCACATAATTAGTTCCTCTGGAGGCAGAGGATGTGGAGGAtattgaagaaaatatgaacTGCTGGTTAAAGGTAGATGCTGGTCTGCGCTTGCTTCGACCTCTCTTCTTCACCAGGAAACTTAGTTTGGGGTCGATAGGTGTGGGATTTGCAGCGGAGCAAGGGCTACTGCTTTCAAGCACGGATACTGGACTGGAAGTCTGGAACCAGGTCGAACCTTTCACATCAGTGCAGTCGCTGTGTGGGGTAATGCTGGTAGTGCTTGAGAGCTGGTTTAGTTGTGAAGATCCATCACACTACAAAGGGGAAGAAGAATTTGGTAAAGAGTCAGATATGAGGTTAAGGAAGATTTAGCCTATCTTTCTCTgcaataaaataatgataaggCCAAAAAAGCCACTCAAGAGATTAGTTATTCATCTTTATGGCAGTTGTACGAGAGTTCAATTGAAAATAGTAACAGAAAGACAACCAACAATTGCataaatttcttataaaatttagCAGAAAAGGTACCACTCTGGTATTGAACATCAATCATATCACAATCAACAGCATTATCAGGTGGTCCCATACACTTATTGGCATCGCAAACCAGGCACTGGTTGGGCCTACTTGCTTGCTTGGACCATACAGCTGTACCACAGCGTAACAGCATGTGGTGCACCAGTGCACATGATATGCCCATGTTTCTTATTGCAAAGCAGCACAAAATTTTTGCAAAGTACAACATTTGATTATAGTCTCAATCTCTTGAACCATATTCAATTGCCACATTTAATAACCTGCTTTAGCCAAGGCTCTGGCAGAGCATCCTTCACAGAATGTGCAACTGCACTCAGGGGGTGTGAAACACTGCATATCTTGGAAGCAAAGTTACTTCCACCATAACATTGCTTTTTAATGAAGCATGAATGAAAGATCTTACAGTTGTtgactgaaaaaaaaaactacgaAAGCTGCTCACATGCAGTCAACTAAGCAGTTGGTATGACAGCATGCACAAAGTAGATCATAAACTCTAGCCCAAACGTAATAGAGACCTCCACAAACCATTAGAGggtaaaatttcaagataaaatCATGATATGCAAGGCACAGTTAAGTCCATGTCATGAttgatattttgaatgtttcttaGTAAAAAGGCTCCTTAAGTAGAAAAGGGTCGTTACGAGCTTGTACACCAGATTTTTTCAACCAATATTTTATACTTGAGTTACAAAAGAATCGATGCACTAATAGTCGCGTTCGCTTCAAAGACTTTCAACTCTAAAACACTTCTGAAAAACAAATTCAGGCCAATGGTAAATTAACAGCTGCACGCACATCAGATGGTATAGAAAGGGAAAACAAGTGTAACTCACAGAATCGGTAAGGTTTTGGGCCAAACTATCACTGAAGAAATCACCATAGAACCCGGAAGATAAGCTGGCCAAAACATTGGTAGGTGGCGGCTCtaagttttcaaaatcacaATCCCAGTCTTCACCACCATCATTGTTCTCTTCCACGGGCAGAAGAAAATTATTTACGTCCTCTATACTACCATTGCCATCAGGTCCTTCAACGTCTTCCAATGGCAAATCCAAATACTTTATTACGTCATCAAAGAAATCATCGTTGGGCCCAACCCCATTGTAGCCTTTGTCAAACCAAGATTTACTCATAATTTATCTTAGAATTTTCTATTCTCTATTTTTCTGCTCACAatatagaaggaaaaaaagttaattactattaTATGATAATGTAAATGCGTTTAATTTAAGTAAAGAGTCGTTATCTCATAAGGAAACGAGCTTATCTATCTAAAATTACgggtttatataaatatatatgtttttttacaaAGCAGTAATACCTTCAGCAATAACTTCTGTATCGTATAGAATCTAAACAATTTTGAAGCAATTAAGTAAAGTAATATTTAggcaataatattaataattgttaATAAAGTTCCCTACCCTATTTAGGTAAAGCCCCTTTCTAAGTCGTCATTTTAGTatgaaaattaaccaaaaaaaaaaataataataataacaccaGTACTAACAGCTCaaagaactttttttttattaaaagagcTTGTTTGG
This sequence is a window from Gossypium raimondii isolate GPD5lz chromosome 5, ASM2569854v1, whole genome shotgun sequence. Protein-coding genes within it:
- the LOC105768287 gene encoding GATA transcription factor 10 isoform X2; translation: MNFYSLPLTKIPKSSIDAKESLSLPPFSFSSDPNKKQRTRLQPSSSNQCDGSSQLNQLSSTTSITPHSDCTDVKGSTWFQTSSPVSVLESSSPCSAANPTPIDPKLSFLVKKRGRSKRRPASTFNQQFIFSSISSTSSASRGTNYVVGSESESENNPTEKPAKKRQKKKKNLTLLSGCNETKKPPSLQPIVIMKCTHCEVTETPQWREGPMGPKTLCNACGVRYRSGRLFPEYRPAASPTFVASMHSNSHKKVVEMRKKAKLPLSLSSIPPKMSFR
- the LOC105768287 gene encoding GATA transcription factor 11 isoform X1, translated to MSKSWFDKGYNGVGPNDDFFDDVIKYLDLPLEDVEGPDGNGSIEDVNNFLLPVEENNDGGEDWDCDFENLEPPPTNVLASLSSGFYGDFFSDSLAQNLTDSCDGSSQLNQLSSTTSITPHSDCTDVKGSTWFQTSSPVSVLESSSPCSAANPTPIDPKLSFLVKKRGRSKRRPASTFNQQFIFSSISSTSSASRGTNYVVGSESESENNPTEKPAKKRQKKKKNLTLLSGCNETKKPPSLQPIVIMKCTHCEVTETPQWREGPMGPKTLCNACGVRYRSGRLFPEYRPAASPTFVASMHSNSHKKVVEMRKKAKLPLSLSSIPPKMSFR